TGGTTGACGCTGATTTTCTGGATACTGAACGTTATATGGATTCAGGAAAACATAAAGATCGCGGAGGATACATTTCGATTCAAGAGCTCTTGATTCGCTTTAACTCGTATATGGAGAATCTCTCACGCACATCTCCTGATACGAAAATTAACCGGATCAGACAGACGGTTCTTTCAGATTGTAGAAAAGCTGCCTTACTAAAACCTGGGTTCTTTTCTCTGACGGTCCCGACAGGTGGAGGAAAAACATTATCGAGCATGGCATTCAGTCTCGATCATGCCGCATTGTACAGAAAGGACCGTATTATCTACGTCATCCCATATACAAGCATTATTGAACAAAACACCGATGTGTTCCGCTGTGCCCTTGGCACAGCGCAGGTCGTTGAGCATCACTCAAATCTTAATGAAGACGATCTTACAGCTAAGGCCCGCCTGGCTGCCGAGAATTGGGATGCCCCTGTAATTGTTACGACTTCGGTTCAATTTTTTGAGTCTCTGTTTTCTGCAAAATCCAGCCGGTGCCGCAAACTGCACAATATCTGTAACAGTGTGATAATTCTGGATGAGGCACAGCTGCTGCCTGCAATATTCCTGGACCCGATTTTGCGGACAATGGAACTTCTCGTTGAACATTACCAGGTTTCCTTTGTTATTTGTACGGCCACACAGCCTGCACTGGAGAAGCAAGAACATATACCAGAATTTCCGGGGATCGCCGCGGGATCGATCAGGGAGATTGTTCAGGATGTTCCATCCCTCTATCGGCAGTTAAAACGCGTTAATGTGAAGATTCCGGATGACTTAAAAACACCCAGAACTTGGGAGGACCTTTCAGCAGAATTACAGGCATACGAAAGTGTTCTCTGTATTGTCTCTGACAGAAAAAGCTGTAAAGAGCTTTTTCATCTTATGCCGCACGGGACATATCATCTTTCGGCATTGATGTGTGCCCAACACCGCAGTGAATTAATCAAGCAGATAAAAGCCGATTTACAAGCCGGAGTACCAACCAGGGTGATAAGTACTCAACTTGTAGAGGCAGGTGTGGATATGGACTTTCCGGTAGTCTACCGTGCCATTGCAGGTTTGGACTCCATCGCCCAGGCAGCAGGACGCTGCAACCGGGAAGGACGTCTGAACGAAAACGAACAAATGGGAAGGGTTGTATTATTTGTTCCGCCAAAGAGGCCCCCTTCAGGCATCTTGCGGAAGGCCCAGGAAACTGCCGTCCGCATCCTTAGTACAGGGATAAGGGACCCCATTGATCAAAGCGTTTTTTATGAATATTTCAGTGAACTCTATTGGAAAGTGAACTCGTTGGATGACAGGGATATTATAAAACGACTGACCCCGGACCAGAAAAACCTGGATATAAGCTTTCGAACTGCTGGAGAGGCCTTCAAGATTATTGATGACACCTTGCAGAGAAGCATTCTTGTTCCCTATGGAGAAGGGGATGAGTTAATCACTCTTTTAAAGAACGTCGGACCTGAACGATGGTTGCTGCGTAAACTCCAGCGCTTTACCGTCAACATTTACCGTTACGAATTCGACGAACTTTTAAATCGCGGATCTATACACGAAATAAGTCCGGGAATTTTCTCCCTTATTTGTAATGTAGAGTATGATGACAATACAGGGTTAAAAACAGATTCGGAATTATTCGAACCGGAAAGTTATATAAGTTGTTAAGGAGGAGATATGAGCTGGTGCCTAGAGGTCTGGGGCGACTATGCCTGCTTTACCCGTCCGGAAATGAAGGTTGAGCGTGTTAGCTACGATGTAATGACCCCCTCCGCCGCGCGCGCAATATATGAAGCCATTCTATGGAAACCCGCCATTCGCTGGCACATAACAAGAATCGATGTTCTGGAACCAATCAAGTGGATTTCTGTCCGTCGCAACGAAGTAGGTAAAATA
Above is a genomic segment from Marispirochaeta aestuarii containing:
- a CDS encoding CRISPR-associated endonuclease Cas3'', encoding MKEIIAHVKQNPDGSWAIPQNLQDHLMGTAELSAAFARSFDSESWGYAIGIAHDSGKAPKKWQKYLRKKSGYGYDEEAHLENIPGKLEHSAPGAKLAEEIWGQGIGRILSFCIAGHHSGLPDWSGSQSTLAFRLQQAKVDKIPDDLRSLLQRTRIDKPPRKFDTTGLDLSFWIRMLFSCLVDADFLDTERYMDSGKHKDRGGYISIQELLIRFNSYMENLSRTSPDTKINRIRQTVLSDCRKAALLKPGFFSLTVPTGGGKTLSSMAFSLDHAALYRKDRIIYVIPYTSIIEQNTDVFRCALGTAQVVEHHSNLNEDDLTAKARLAAENWDAPVIVTTSVQFFESLFSAKSSRCRKLHNICNSVIILDEAQLLPAIFLDPILRTMELLVEHYQVSFVICTATQPALEKQEHIPEFPGIAAGSIREIVQDVPSLYRQLKRVNVKIPDDLKTPRTWEDLSAELQAYESVLCIVSDRKSCKELFHLMPHGTYHLSALMCAQHRSELIKQIKADLQAGVPTRVISTQLVEAGVDMDFPVVYRAIAGLDSIAQAAGRCNREGRLNENEQMGRVVLFVPPKRPPSGILRKAQETAVRILSTGIRDPIDQSVFYEYFSELYWKVNSLDDRDIIKRLTPDQKNLDISFRTAGEAFKIIDDTLQRSILVPYGEGDELITLLKNVGPERWLLRKLQRFTVNIYRYEFDELLNRGSIHEISPGIFSLICNVEYDDNTGLKTDSELFEPESYISC